In the genome of Mauremys mutica isolate MM-2020 ecotype Southern chromosome 8, ASM2049712v1, whole genome shotgun sequence, one region contains:
- the LOC123375814 gene encoding zinc finger MYM-type protein 1-like, translating into MDKFLIKLPREKEEKGNSSSDGLSSTPSFETEVIQKKEVANPQDDKKRSFQQSWLSRFKWLEYNIKLNRAFCSVCKNCSEKKILIFSTKAEPTFISSGFQNWKHALRGFTSHEKSSCHKEAVMKYAALQSQVNVSALVSASYRKESQSARIALHNIFTSVQYLAQQGIALRGHNDSDSNLMQLLLLRSTDSEELRQWLNRTKYKWISHEVINEIIEMMAMTALRKIVQKIKASKFYAIVMDETTDLSRKEQVSFSLRFFSSEDWEIYEEFIGFYQTDTMDAASLFKIVEDTLLRCDLPFSDCRGQCYDGASNVSGKFTGVQARVKEREPRAEFVHCAAHSLNLATQDALHNIQECRYMFFMVKDLINAFRESPKRMAAFREFQSEGEPSLRPLCPTRWTLRISSIKSLLQNYKAMMNCLD; encoded by the coding sequence ATggataaattcttaataaagttacccagagaaaaagaagaaaagggtaaTTCATCAAGTGATGGCCTGAGTTCAACACCCAGCTTTGAAACTGAAGTTATACAAAAGAAAGAAGTGGCAAATCCACAAGATGATAAGAAAAGGAGTTTTCAGCAATCTTGGCTATCAAGATTTAAGTGGTTGGAGTACAATATCAAATTAAACAGAGCTTTTTGCTCAGTctgcaaaaactgttctgaaaagaaGATCTTAATATTTTCTACGAAGGCTGAACCAACATTTATTTCATCTGGATTTCAAAATTGGAAACATGCATTGCGTGGTTTTACATCACACGAAAAATCCTCCTGTCACAAGGAAGCAGTAATGAAATATGCTGCTCTGCAATCACAGGTAAATGTTTCTGCACTAGTGTCAGCCAGTTACAGAAAAGAATCGCAGTCAGCTAGGATTgcactgcacaacatttttacCAGTGTTCAGTACCTAGCTCAACAAGGAATAGCACTACGTGGACATAATGACAGTGATTCAAATTTGATGCAGCTCTTGTTGCTACGCAGTACAGATTCTGaggaactgagacagtggctCAATCGCACAAAATACAAGTGGATATCACATGAGGTTATTAATGAAATAATCGAAATGATGGCAATGACGGCGCTAAGAAAAATTGTGCAAAAGATAAAGGCTTCTAAGTTTTATGCCATTGTAATGGATGAGACTACCGATTTGTCAAGAAAAGAACAAGTAAGTTTTTCTTTAAGGTTCTTTTCTAGTGAAGACTGGGAGATTTATGAGGAGTTTATTGGGTTTTACCAAACTGACACAATggatgctgcttctcttttcaaaATTGTGGAAGATACACTTCTCAGGTGtgatttgcccttttctgattgcCGGGGGCAGTGTTACGACGGAGCCAGTAATGTGTCTGGCAAATTTACTGGGGTCCAAGCCAGAGTGAAGGAACGAGagccgagagcagaatttgtgcaTTGTGCTGCACATTCTCTTAACCTTGCCACGCAGGATGCCCTGCATAATATTCAAGAGTGTCGTTATATGTTTTTTATGGTGAAAGATCTCATCAATGCCTTCAGGGAGTCACCAAAACGTATGGCAGCATTCAGAGAGTTTCAGAGTGAAGGAGAACCTTCTTTACGACCATTGTGCCCAACAAGATGGACACTAAGGATTAGTAGCATTAAATCACTGCTCCAAAACTACAAGGCCATGATGAACTGCCTAGATTAA